The genome window ATCGCCGGTACGTCGACCCCAACCGTCCGGCGGACGCCGCCTTCGAGGATCCCGCAGCGGAACGGGTCTATCGCCAGTACCACGACACGCTGGAGGGTTGCTGCCGGACGGTCCGCAAGGAATTCGGACGCGGCCTGCTGCTGGACCTCCACGGCCAGGGTTCGAAGGCCAACACCGTCTTCCGCGGCACCCAGAACGGCAAGACCGTCGCTCTTCTCCGGGAACGCTTCGGCGAGCCGGCCCATTCCGGCCCGGAGAGCCTCACCGGCTTGCTGAAAGGACGGGGCTGGACGATGCACCCGGATCCGTTCGAAGGCCGCGAACAGGGAGGCTTCACCGGCGGCTACATCGTCCAGACGTACAGCGGCGAGCCGTTCGGGCTCGATGCGATCCAACTGGAGTTCGGGAACGACTACCGCAAACCGGACGCCCGGGAGCAGACCGCGCGCGACCTCGCGGAAGCGGCCTTCCACTTCGCCGGCCGCTACCTCGATCTGGCCGCCAACGAGGCGCAGGGCGACAAGGCGAACCGCCTCCGCGTCGGCGTGTTTCGCGGCGAGGGAACCGGTCCCTCGCGGTCCACGCTGCTCACCGCCCTCGCGCGGGAACCGCGTCTCAAGGTGTTCGATCTCACCGTGGAGGACATCCGCAAAGGGGACTGGAACGGCGCCCGGGTCCTGATTCATCCCGGCGGCAGCGGCGGAGGCCAGGGCCGTGCCCTCGGCGAGGAAGGGCGGGAGCAGATCCGCCGCTTCGTCGCAGATGGCGGCGGATACGTCGGAGTGTGCGCCGGAGCCTACCTCGCGACGTGTGACTACGACTGGTCCCTCAAGATCCTGGATGCGAAGGTCCTCGACCGCGAGCACTGGGCCCGCGGCTTCGGCGACGTCGAGCTGAGCGTCACGCCCGCCGCCCGCACTCGCCTCGGCCTCGACCGCGACCAGGTGACGATCTACTACCACCAGGGCCCGCTCCTCGCGCCGGCCAACGATCCGGCGGTCCCGGACTACGAAGGCCTCGCCTCCTTCACGAGCGAAATCACAAAGAACGGTGCCCCTCCGGGAATCATGCTGGGGGCGACAGCGATTGCCGCCGGCGAGTACCACAAAGGCCGCGTCCTCTGCTTCAGCCCGCATCCCGAGAAGACCGCGGGGCTCGAACCGCTCCTCACCCGAGCGGTCCTCTGGACGGCCGAGACACCCGACGGCAGCCGGTAGAACGTCGGCAGTCGTTCACGCGCCGCGCGGACCAAAATCGCGTCACTTCATCGCCTTGAGATCGTTCGCCAGCTTCTGGACGGCGACCTCCTTGGCCTTCGCCTCGACGTCCACGGTCAGGTCCAGCGTCCGCCAGCAGTTCGGAAAGTCTGCCGCGTCGATGAAGTCGTGATGCCGCTGCGGCTTCGGCCCGGACCATCCCTCCAGCGGACTGGAAATGTGAAACAGCGGCTCGCGGTTCCACGTCTCGCGGGCCCGCCCGGTCGCTTCCTCGATTGTCCAATCGTCCGGGTGACAGCGGTGGTGATGCACGTCGTAACAGAGCGGCAGCCCCTCGGCCCGGCACATCGGCCACAGGTCGGCCGGGGCAAAGAGCTTGTCGTCGTTCTCCACGGTCAACCGCGACCGGGCCCGCGGAGAGAGCCGCCCCAGCGATCGAGCAAAGTCGCCCAGGGCCCGGACTTTGTCTCCAAAGAGTCCGCCGGCATGGATGTTCACCACATCCGCCCCGACCCACTCCGCGACTTCCGACTGGTATTCCAGTTCGGCCAGCGACGATGTCACGACCTCCGGCCGCTGCGAATTGAGGACGACGAACTGGTCGGGATGAAAGCCGGTCCGCAGATTCGCCGCCGCCGCCACGGCTCCGCACTTCTGATACAGGCCAACGATCTCCGGCCCGTCGGGCAGATCCGCCAGCCGGTAGCCGAACACCGGGTGCGTCGCGAGCGGAAGAATCTGACTGTTGATCCGGAAGGCCCCGATCCCATGCGCGGCACAGTACCGGAGGGCCCGCAGCAGCGAATCCGCATTCTGCCGGCAGAGCAGCGACAACCGGATCCGCGCCCCCTCGGGCGGCAGCCGGGACAGGGCCGCGGCCGTCGTCGTCCCGAACTT of Planctomyces sp. SH-PL14 contains these proteins:
- the uvsE gene encoding UV DNA damage repair endonuclease UvsE, with translation MIRFGLCCIFRDEPIKFGTTTAAALSRLPPEGARIRLSLLCRQNADSLLRALRYCAAHGIGAFRINSQILPLATHPVFGYRLADLPDGPEIVGLYQKCGAVAAAANLRTGFHPDQFVVLNSQRPEVVTSSLAELEYQSEVAEWVGADVVNIHAGGLFGDKVRALGDFARSLGRLSPRARSRLTVENDDKLFAPADLWPMCRAEGLPLCYDVHHHRCHPDDWTIEEATGRARETWNREPLFHISSPLEGWSGPKPQRHHDFIDAADFPNCWRTLDLTVDVEAKAKEVAVQKLANDLKAMK
- a CDS encoding BPL-N domain-containing protein, with amino-acid sequence MDFLNRPASQPLSKLVRRVVLLLLFSCASSGTSQGQDEAALILHQAGELPIVISAPHGGNREVPGSHPRTGEGQVAAPGKFGTARDGGTEELAQLVSKAVEARFGKKPYLVASRAHRRYVDPNRPADAAFEDPAAERVYRQYHDTLEGCCRTVRKEFGRGLLLDLHGQGSKANTVFRGTQNGKTVALLRERFGEPAHSGPESLTGLLKGRGWTMHPDPFEGREQGGFTGGYIVQTYSGEPFGLDAIQLEFGNDYRKPDAREQTARDLAEAAFHFAGRYLDLAANEAQGDKANRLRVGVFRGEGTGPSRSTLLTALAREPRLKVFDLTVEDIRKGDWNGARVLIHPGGSGGGQGRALGEEGREQIRRFVADGGGYVGVCAGAYLATCDYDWSLKILDAKVLDREHWARGFGDVELSVTPAARTRLGLDRDQVTIYYHQGPLLAPANDPAVPDYEGLASFTSEITKNGAPPGIMLGATAIAAGEYHKGRVLCFSPHPEKTAGLEPLLTRAVLWTAETPDGSR